The Bubalus kerabau isolate K-KA32 ecotype Philippines breed swamp buffalo chromosome X, PCC_UOA_SB_1v2, whole genome shotgun sequence genome has a segment encoding these proteins:
- the LOC129638517 gene encoding olfactory receptor 13H1-like, translated as MAMDNATAVFEFLLIGISNYPEWRVTFFTLVLIAYLSTLLGNGLIIFLIYTDPHLHTPMYFFLSNLSFLDLCYGTVSMPQALVHCFSAHPYLSYPRCLTQISVSLALCTAECLLLAVMAYDRVVAISNPLRYSVVMNSSVCVWLAATSWGASLVLTSMLILPLRLHFCEVNVINHFVCEILSLLKLACSDTSLNELLILITGIFTLLLPFGFVLLSYVRIATAVLRIRSAQGRLKAFSTCASHVTVVVIFYGAAISMYMKPQSKSSSDQDKFISVFYGALTPMLNPLIYSLRNKDVKGAMRKVMAKRT; from the coding sequence ATGGCCATGGATAATGCTACAGCAGTATTCGAGTTTCTCCTTATTGGAATATCTAACTATCCTGAGTGGAGAGTCACATTTTTCACATTGGTGCTGATTGCTTACCTCAGCACATTATTGGGGAATGGACTTATCATCTTTCTTATCTACACTGACCCTCACCTCCACACTCCAATGTATTTCTTCCTTAGTAACCTGTCTTTCTTGGACCTTTGCTATGGAACAGTCTCCATGCCCCAGGCTTTGGTGCATTGCTTCTCTGCTCATCCTTACCTTTCTTACCCACGATGTTTGACCCAAATAAGTGTCTCTTTGGCCTTGTGTACAGCAGAGTGCCTCCTACTGGCTGTCATGGCCTATGATCGTGTGGTTGCTATCAGCAATCCCCTGCGCTATTCCGTGGTCATGAACAGCTCAGTGTGTGTCTGGCTGGCTGCTACCTCATGGGGGGCATCTCTTGTGCTCACTTCCATGCTCATCTTACCCCTGAGGCTTCACTTCTGTGAGGTGAATGTCATCAACCATTTTGTCTGTGAGATTCTCTCCCTTCTTAAGCTGGCCTGTTCTGATACCAGTCTCAATGAGCTTCTGATCCTCATCACAGGCATTTTTACCCTTCTCCTACCCTTTGGGTTTGTCCTCCTCTCCTATGTCCGAATTGCCACTGCTGTCCTAAGGATTCGTTCAGCCCAGGGTAGGCTCAAGGCCTTTTCTACCTGTGCTTCTCACGTGACTGTGGTGGTGATCTTCTATGGGGCAGCCATTTCCATGTATATGAAACCACAGTCCAAGTCATCCTCAGATCAAGACAAATTTATCTCAGTGTTTTATGGGGCTCTGacacccatgctgaaccccctAATATATAGCCTGAGGAATAAGGATGTTAAAGGGGCAATGAGGAAAGTTATGGCAAAAAGGACATAA